The Actinomycetota bacterium genome includes the window AGGCCGATATCGGCTTTTATCGCTTCCCTAAGCGTCGCCATAGCTACATTTCCGGCTATCCCCGCTTCGTGCATATCGATTAACGCCGCGGTGATCGTACTGAACTCCTCTAAAAACTTTTCTTTATCGAGACCGAGTTCCTTATCCAGATTGAGCAGCGCCGGATAATTCTCAGAAGATATCCCCGCTTCGTGCATATCGATTAACGCCGCCGTTATGGTGGTTAACTCCTCCAGGCCCGGGTCGGCTTTGAGCGCGCCTTTCAATGCGTCCACAATAACCGACTCCGCAATCCCGGCCTCGGCCATATCGATCGCCGCGGCCACTATCGTCTCGAATTCCTCATGAAGCTTTTCCGGCTCGACGCCCGCGTTTTTGCTCTCGCCAATCAAAACCAGCAAGGCCTCGACGCTCTTGGGCGATATCCCCGCTTCGATTAAATCGGCATAATCTTCAGGAAGCAGCCCCTTCGCACTCGCGGCCTCGTACAGCTCGTTGCTGATGACAACACTTACCACGTTAGCAGCCATGCCGCTCGCGGCTAACGCGTCCTCCGCGGCCTCGCCCGCAACATCGGCCACATCGCCCAAATCACTCAGTCCATCCGCTTCAGGGTCATTCGCAGGACGTAAGGCTATAACTACCTCCGCATCGCGCACCAAAAACCCCTCCGAAACGAGCGCGTCAATGATTCCGCCCAACGCTTTTTTCAAATCCGCATCCGCCACGTCGAGCTTGGCCAGCAGCTTGCTTCCATCTTCATTGAGACCCTCAATCCCGATTACTGTGTTATTCTTGTCGAGCGCGAGCTGCAACGACGGATTGACCTGCAGTGTTAGATACGCGCTCGTCTGCTCGCCGGTGAAGAAGGGTATTACCCCGGCGACCGCAAACAACAACACGAGAGCGGGTACGATCACTATCAACTTGGATTTCATGCTTATCACTCTCCTAAATCTCCTGAAGGGCGCCGATAGGGCACCCCCTTGTCTTTTCTGGAGACAACCCGAGCTGAGTAACGCCCTTCTCAGATTTTGCCTGTGAGCCGGCGCATCGAGTTCGGGAAGGTCCAGGCTTTCCAGTTTTTCGATAATGTCTTTCTTTTCCACTTAAATCGCCCTTCCTGTACGTATAACGCCTTACTCCGCAAAAGGTTGCAAAATATCCCTACTTATCCATAGATTTTCTTAATCTTTCTAAGCCCCGATGGAGCAGCGACTTTACCGTACCTTCGGATTTTCCCAGAATGCTTCCGATTTCTTTAATCCGTTTCGCTTCAAAGAAACGGAGCACGATGACTTCTTGGTATTTGAACGGCAATTCGCTGATCTTTTTCCGACACGCAAGGAACTCTTCGTAGCGGTTTAGGGCATCTTGGACTTCGATAAACTCCGCCTCCAGGTCATAGCCGGAATCGAGCGCGAGTCCCTCCGCCTCCAGCAAATAATCGAGCGAGGCCGTCTTGTACGTGCCCTTCCTGAAGTAGCTTCTCGCTTCGTTGGTCGCGATTTTGTAGAGCCATGCGGAAAACGATAGGCCTCTCCATTCAAATCTCTTAAGGCCTTTCATCGCCTTATAAAACGTCTCGGCGGTTATGTCTTGCGCAAGTTCTATATCTCCCGTCATTCTAAGGATATAGTTGAAAATGCTTGAATAATACGCGTCGTACAGCCGCCCGAACGCCGCGGGGTCGCTCTGTGCTTGCTCTATTAAATCCTCTTCATCGGCAAAATCTGCCTCGTCTGCGAATATCACGGGCCTGCGGCAATCCTTCCCGCTAAGACTCATAGTATGAATAAGTAGGCCGCTCTCAGCTAAGCGTCTGTGCTTTTGTCGCCTCAAAGACGATGATGCCGTCTTTGACACCCACAATTACACTATCGCCCTCTTTAACGCGCCCCTCAAGGATTTTAAGCGCGAGGCTATCCTGCAGCTTGCGCTGGATGGCGCGCTTCAGCGGACGCGCGCCGTATAGCGGGTCGAAGCCCTCGTGCGCGAGATACTCCTTGGCCTCATCGGTAAGGTGAAGCGTTATCCCGTGCTCGGCGACGCGTCGCTCCAGATGGCCGATTTGTATCTCGATTATCTTCTTGATGTCATCGAGGGTCAGGCGGTTGAAAATGACCGTCTCATCGACGCGGTTCAAGAACTCGGGCCTGAAATGGGCACGCATCTCATCATCGACTTTGCCGCGTATCTTGACCATATCGGTCATCTCCTGGATATGCTGGCTGCCGATGTTCGATGTCATTATGATTATGGTGTTCTTAAAATCGACGGTGCGGCCTTTGCCGTCGGTAAGACGCCCGTCGTCGAGTATCTGCAGGAGTACGTTGAAGACGTCGCCATGCGCTTTTTCTATCTCATCGAGAAGGAGTACGGCATAGGGGCGCCGGCGAACCGCTTCGGTCAGCTGCCCGCCCTCCTCGTAACCGACATAGCCGGGAGGCGCGCCGATTAGCCGCGATACGGTGTGTTTTTCCATGTATTCGCTCATGTCGATACGGATCATCGAGCGCTCGTCGTCGAAGAGAAACTCGGCTAAAGCGCGAGCCAGCTCGGTCTTGCCGACGCCGGTCGGCCCGAGAAAGATAAACGAGCCGAGCGGGCGATTGGGGTCTTGCAGGCCGGCGCGCGCCCGGCGGATGGCGTTGGCGACGGCGGAGACCGCCTCGTCCTGGCCGATAACACGCTCGTGGAGCTTGCCCTCCATGGCGACCAGTTTTTCTATTTCGCCCTCCATGAGCCTCGCAACGGGGATATTCGTCCACTCCGAGACGACCTCGGCTATGTCTTCCTCATCGACCTCTTCTTTCAGCATCTTCTGGTCTTTCTGCAGTTCGAGAAGGCGTCGGTTCTTGTCCTCCAATTCTTTTTCGAACGAGAGGATGTCGCCGTACTGAAGCTTTGCCGCAAGCGCTAAATCCCCCGCACGCTCGGCCGCCGCCGCATCGGTCTTTGCCTGCTCGATTAGCTCTTTGAGCCGGCTTATCTCGGTGATCGCCTGCTTCTCGTTCTGCCAGTGCGCGCGCATATGAAAGGTCTTCTCTTTGAGTTCGGCGAGGCCTTTATCTATGCCGGCAAGCCGCGCTAACGCGGCCTTGGTCTTGTCGTTTCGCAAAGCCTGTCGCTCTATCTCGAGCTTCTTGATGCGCCGCTCTGTCTCGTCTATCTCAGTCGGCAGGCTGTCTATCTCGATGCGCAACCCGGAGGCGGCCTCATCGATGAGGTCGATAGCCTTATCCGGCAAGAAGCGGTCGGTGATATAGCGGTTCGACATAACCGCCGCCGCGACAAGCGCCGAGTCGGTAATGCGCACACCGTGGTGTATCTCGTAGCGCTCTTTGAGGCCCCGCAAAATCGCGATGGTATCCTCGACCGAGGGCTCGCCGACGAGTATCGGCTGGAAACGCCGCTCCAGCGCCGCGTCTTTTTCAATATACTTGCGGAATTCGTCGATGGTGGTGGCGCCGATTGCCCGCAGCTCACCGCGCGCGAGCGCCGGCTTCAAAAGGTTGGCGGCATCGACCGCGCCCTCGGCGGCGCCCGCCCCGACCAGCGTATGAAGCTCGTCTATGAAGAGGACTATCTCGCCTTCGGCGTCGGTGACCTCCTTGAGTACCGCTTTTAGGCGGTCCTCGAACTCACCCCGGTACTTGGCTCCGGCGATGAGGGCGCCGAGGTCGAGCGAGACCACCCGTTTATCTTTGAGGCCTTCGGGCACGTCCCCGCCGACAACGCGCTGCGCGAGCCCCTCGGCGATGGCGGTCTTGCCTACGCCGGGGTCGCCGATGAGAACGGGATTGTTCTTGGTCCGTCGCGAAAGCACCTGTATGACCCGGCGAATCTCGTCGTCGCGCCCGATGACCGGGTCGAGTTTGCCGAGCCGGGCGAGCCTCGTC containing:
- a CDS encoding RNA polymerase sigma factor, which codes for MIFADEADFADEEDLIEQAQSDPAAFGRLYDAYYSSIFNYILRMTGDIELAQDITAETFYKAMKGLKRFEWRGLSFSAWLYKIATNEARSYFRKGTYKTASLDYLLEAEGLALDSGYDLEAEFIEVQDALNRYEEFLACRKKISELPFKYQEVIVLRFFEAKRIKEIGSILGKSEGTVKSLLHRGLERLRKSMDK
- the clpB gene encoding ATP-dependent chaperone ClpB, yielding MRLDKFTIKSQEALGEAQRLADSMGHQQVEGEHLLLALVGQADGVAAPILRKLALDPDTIKERIQAELDRRPKVSGAGATYIAPELKSTIDAAFIEAEGLKDEYVSTEHLLLALAADKGTVGKMLSSLGVTKEAVLKVLVDVRGSRRVTDQSPEEKYQALEKYSRDLTRLARLGKLDPVIGRDDEIRRVIQVLSRRTKNNPVLIGDPGVGKTAIAEGLAQRVVGGDVPEGLKDKRVVSLDLGALIAGAKYRGEFEDRLKAVLKEVTDAEGEIVLFIDELHTLVGAGAAEGAVDAANLLKPALARGELRAIGATTIDEFRKYIEKDAALERRFQPILVGEPSVEDTIAILRGLKERYEIHHGVRITDSALVAAAVMSNRYITDRFLPDKAIDLIDEAASGLRIEIDSLPTEIDETERRIKKLEIERQALRNDKTKAALARLAGIDKGLAELKEKTFHMRAHWQNEKQAITEISRLKELIEQAKTDAAAAERAGDLALAAKLQYGDILSFEKELEDKNRRLLELQKDQKMLKEEVDEEDIAEVVSEWTNIPVARLMEGEIEKLVAMEGKLHERVIGQDEAVSAVANAIRRARAGLQDPNRPLGSFIFLGPTGVGKTELARALAEFLFDDERSMIRIDMSEYMEKHTVSRLIGAPPGYVGYEEGGQLTEAVRRRPYAVLLLDEIEKAHGDVFNVLLQILDDGRLTDGKGRTVDFKNTIIIMTSNIGSQHIQEMTDMVKIRGKVDDEMRAHFRPEFLNRVDETVIFNRLTLDDIKKIIEIQIGHLERRVAEHGITLHLTDEAKEYLAHEGFDPLYGARPLKRAIQRKLQDSLALKILEGRVKEGDSVIVGVKDGIIVFEATKAQTLS